A segment of the Mogibacterium diversum genome:
TTTTCCATTATTAACACCTTCCCAAGCAAATTCTTCAGGCAATTCTTCACGTGAGCACGTGCATACTTCAATCATATAAAGACCTACATTATCTTTGTTGTTATCATCCTTATCACAAAAATCTATGTATCCAATATATTGCCTTTTGCTGTTTAGAGAAAATGTGCATTTCCCAATAATACTAAAAGGTTGGACATTAATAGAACCATCCGTTACTTTAGAACTTACTCGTACACTTTTGATTATTTTCCCATCAAATACATTAAAAAGTTCATCTATCTTGCCATCTAAATCTTCGATATTCTTTTGTGCACTCTTTGAGAAAAGGTTCTTTAACCCTTTTTTATCCTTTTCATTAATGCATTTAACGACTTTTTTATTCATTGCATTCATCTGTGCATCTTCATATGCAGTTTCTTCGCTTAGCCGTTGTTCACGACTTTTACAGCCTTCAAGACAGAACGCAGCTGATAAAATCATTAGTAGACATAGCATAGTAAGCGTTGCTTTTTTCATTGTATCCTCCAACCAATCAGCTAACTTACTTATTATCGCTGAGTTCCATCTTTGT
Coding sequences within it:
- a CDS encoding DUF5104 domain-containing protein — encoded protein: MKKATLTMLCLLMILSAAFCLEGCKSREQRLSEETAYEDAQMNAMNKKVVKCINEKDKKGLKNLFSKSAQKNIEDLDGKIDELFNVFDGKIIKSVRVSSKVTDGSINVQPFSIIGKCTFSLNSKRQYIGYIDFCDKDDNNKDNVGLYMIEVCTCSREELPEEFAWEGVNNGKPGIFIHYID